A genomic window from Chloroflexia bacterium SDU3-3 includes:
- a CDS encoding VOC family protein: MKRVTGIGGIFFKARDPQALGVWYKAHLGIDVQAWGGASFAWAGPDNPAGAGSTAWNLVPADADSFGPSAAPFMINYRVADLRGLLAALRAEGVAVEDRVEDSEYGVFAWLLDPEGNRIELWQPPDGQ; this comes from the coding sequence ATGAAGCGCGTGACCGGTATCGGCGGCATTTTCTTCAAGGCCAGAGACCCCCAGGCCTTGGGCGTGTGGTACAAGGCCCACTTGGGTATCGACGTGCAGGCCTGGGGTGGCGCGTCCTTCGCCTGGGCTGGCCCTGACAACCCGGCGGGTGCTGGATCGACGGCGTGGAACCTAGTGCCCGCCGACGCGGATTCGTTCGGCCCCAGCGCGGCCCCGTTCATGATCAACTACCGCGTGGCCGACCTGCGCGGGCTGCTGGCCGCGCTGCGCGCCGAGGGCGTGGCGGTGGAGGATCGCGTGGAGGACTCGGAGTATGGCGTGTTTGCATGGCTGCTGGACCCCGAGGGAAACAGGATCGAGCTGTGGCAGCCGCCGGATGGGCAGTGA
- a CDS encoding NAD(P)H-binding protein produces the protein MVTGAFGYSGKYIAQRLLAQGRSVATLTNSPQRANAFGGRVKAHPFSFERPDELERALYGTEVLYNTYWVRFNHSMFSHADAVANTLALFEAAQRAGVRRIVHVSITNPSLESPLEYFSGKARLEQALVESGLSYAILRPTVLFGKEDILINNIAWVLRHLPVFGVFGDGQYKVQPIAVEDLADLAVAQGAVQASATINAIGPETYTYRAMVEMIGRGIGARRPMVGVPPALGLLVGQALGALVNDVIITREEIAGLMAGLLCVDTPPIGTTRLSAWVAANAATLGRRYASELGRRRDRAAAYASN, from the coding sequence ATGGTCACCGGGGCCTTCGGCTACTCGGGAAAATATATCGCCCAACGGCTTCTGGCCCAGGGGCGCAGCGTGGCCACCCTCACCAACTCGCCCCAGCGCGCCAACGCCTTCGGCGGCAGGGTGAAGGCCCACCCCTTCAGCTTCGAGCGCCCCGACGAGCTCGAGCGCGCACTATACGGCACCGAGGTGCTCTACAACACCTACTGGGTGCGCTTCAACCACAGCATGTTCAGCCACGCCGACGCGGTGGCCAACACGCTGGCCCTGTTCGAGGCCGCGCAGCGCGCGGGCGTGCGGCGCATCGTGCACGTCAGCATCACCAACCCCTCGCTCGAATCGCCGCTAGAGTACTTCAGCGGCAAGGCGCGGCTTGAGCAGGCCCTGGTCGAATCTGGGCTTTCCTACGCCATCCTGCGCCCCACCGTGCTGTTTGGCAAAGAGGACATCCTGATCAACAACATCGCGTGGGTGCTGCGGCATCTGCCGGTGTTCGGCGTGTTTGGCGATGGACAGTACAAAGTCCAGCCCATCGCGGTGGAGGATCTGGCCGATCTCGCGGTGGCGCAGGGCGCGGTGCAGGCGAGCGCCACCATCAACGCCATCGGGCCGGAGACCTACACCTACCGCGCCATGGTCGAGATGATCGGGCGCGGCATCGGCGCGCGCAGGCCGATGGTGGGCGTGCCCCCGGCGCTGGGGCTGCTGGTGGGGCAGGCCCTGGGCGCGCTGGTCAACGATGTCATCATCACCCGCGAGGAGATCGCCGGGCTGATGGCGGGCCTGCTGTGCGTCGACACGCCGCCCATCGGCACCACCCGCCTGAGCGCGTGGGTCGCGGCCAACGCGGCCACGCTGGGCCGCCGCTACGCCAGCGAGCTGGGCCGCCGCCGCGACCGCGCCGCTGCCTACGCCAGCAACTAG